The DNA segment TTACTGGACGGCTCCTGCAATTTTGGGGCATAATTAGTACATTTCAACCAACTTTCGTGAGATAAACCACTCGGTTATAGTATGAATTTTCTTAAATGATTACATACATCGAATTCAACCTTAAAACTACCACGATACAGCCGCTTTTTAAACGACATTGTTGCTTTGGCACGCGCTTGCtttggtaaaggctctcttgattgttcaaaaacagatagcaaagttgcgttttattcacatgtgaggcaaagtaatcaaatgcgaATTTTGAGTAGTTTTGTCTTGTTTGccggtagaattgacttttcaatgatgattttgaatgatttaaatatttaataacattcatttggatttgattttgtttgatatattacagttaatattttcttcgggttgttgtggtgaaaaattttgtgtttcactcgggggcagaTTTTGTTTAACTCTCGTgcgttgaaaccctcgcaacgctcaagattccatttttcgaaccactcgcggttcaattttggaatctttcgcttgctcggatatcaaaattagcacgagcggttaaacaacaactttgctcccttgtaaaacaaataactattgttaaaTTAATAGATTAGGGTCTTAGGCGTAAAAATCATTTGAGAAAATTCATACTATAAATAAACTGATACTGATACTTACAAGGCTTTCCCAGCATCTGTCTTCTGCGTCTTCGAGGGCAGCGATACACTAAGCGGCCTAGCCTTTGTTCCCTTAAGGGCCAGGTCAGTTAGGAACCTCTTTATGTAATGCTTGAGCTGCACGTTCTCGCTGGCCAGTTTGCTTTTCTCGGCTCGAAGGCAAAGGGTCTGTACCTTCACTTTGTTCATTTTTAGCATAAATTTATCCATCTTGCTGTATTCCTTGTATTCGGTCTAAAACGAGATAAACATTTTAGAAGTTCACGCACACGGACattactacaatacaatacctcTTTATTCTAAATcttctctttattgcacacctcaatacaagaaaaaaataggtactgagAATACAGCAAATCAAGTAGAGGTGAACAACAGACGGCCATCGCTAAAaaacgatctcttccagacaagtTTTTAGACACTAGGTTTAGGAACTTACGATCATAGCGCCGTCCAGGTGCTCAAACTCCAGCATCTCCCCGTCTCCCTCGCTTTGCATCACATCGTTGTCTCCCTCGACCTCATACTTGCGGCATATCTCCGCCATCTGCGTTATTTTATCCAACTTCTCTTTTACATCTTCGAGGCGCTGCAATTTTTATATCAGTAACTAAGCCcaagtacagtcaccatcatatATACCAGAGCAGCAGAGAGAtatacgcactctaacgccttgacaatagaggagtgtttagatatttgtgaacaccttggccgctccgatatatctgatggcgactgtacagaacGTAGTGGAAAATGAATATAGTTTATTAGGTTGAACGTAACACAGTTTGAAAGTAATTGGACTTTAGTCCACCTTGTAAGTGTACCTAAATATAGGATGGACCTTAAATTAGTTAATTCACTATGCCACTATTATGTTGTGTGGGAGTGggaaaatacatacataatttaagAACATCAACTCATTAGTCATTACCGGGAgaacaacgagcaatttttgcACGCCAATATTACTGAAATCATATTTTTTAAGTTGCTGCTGTATGTAAAGGCTGATGGTCagcccgccggacgatatcagcctgtgatttgttcggagctgtcaaatttttgttctaactgacaggccgataccgtccggcggactgttaatcagtgggcccctttaacagCCGAAATTTAATAACTACAAGTCTACAACTAAACCATCTTGCGCCACTCTTGATGGAACCTTGGCACGTGCCTAAgcggaaataaataaattaggttAAGAAAACGCACTTTGGTGGCGTCTTGACTGGCATCCACCATCGTTGCCAGGTATTCTTCCGTCCTGCTCTGTTCTATCTTTGCGTCTCTCTTCATCTGCCAGTACTTTCTCGCTAAGTCCTCCTTGTGCGCCAACATTCTTTTCAGCTTCGCGGCCATAGTGTTTGTAGACTTCACCCATTCCTTTTGCAAAGTTAAGATCAGCTCCTGAAAACATGTAAGGTATCTATAATAGCCTTAGTAAACTTTTGTCTTTCGTACCGTAGCATTTTAGTTGGTAGGAACCTATGCAATTAACCTTCAGTTTATGTCTCTAACCTGACCATAAAAAGTCCATCTCTTACCGACGCTTGTTGTATTTGTATCTCATTCCTAGCAATATCCCGCTGGCAGAAGTCATCCTTCTCTCTCAGGCTATTGTAGTGGCTCATGATGGGGTTGAACCTCTCCAAGTAAGAGTTGTACACGTCTCGGAGTTGGTGCCAGTACATCTCTATTTGCAGCTTCTTTGGTCGACAGAGGCTTCTCATCTCTTCTTCGTGCTAGAAACATAAATTCAGCGTGAAAACTCAAAAACGATAAGgaaggtaggtatatttgaacacagtgtacTTTGTAAGCCGCTTCTAATACCTACTTAGACCGCGAGCCACTGCCACTCCGTTGGTGGATTGAGGAATGGCAgacaccgaaacacgtaaaaaaaacatacttctccgaaagtcaaaaataatctccCCCACTTTTGAACAGGGTGTTTTATACACAGTACAGTATTAGAATTTAATTCTTCCTTTACTTCAAGTTTATTTGGAATTGTGGATACCGACTATAACCCTTAAAAGGGCAGGCAAGGATGTCAGAAATTTGAGAAATTAGTCAATAATGAACTCCACTTTGTAAATAAAGTCTAAATCATGGTGGCTAATATACCTACGGCCCTGCCCTGTTTAGGGATAATCATAAATTTCGCTATGGTGCCTTTGAGCAGGATAAATTGAAATGATATGTAATGAGTAATTCAACACAATCGCACTTAtaaagagtgacagagagacagatcgtttcgttcgctatggcgcaaacgattgtcatggTGGCTAAGTATCTATTACCTATTGTATTTTCTTAATAGCGACATGCCTGCCATCTTAGGATTAAGTAGTTGAAATGTGGACAATATCTAGGTAAGGTTAAATATTCAGtcagctataggtacctaatacgatATTTTACAAAGTGTTTCAAAACTCGGCGCCAAAGCACGTCAAGCATATGATGGCGTTTCATTGCAATTTTCGATTGGTCATGACCAGCATCCGGTGATTAGCCCGCACGCTTCCGCTGTGACGATGACATCTGACAGCCATGACAGATGTTCGGTGACATGGCCATTGTGCGTGACATGCCAGCGATATCAAATGGTGCACAGATTGTTCGTAAACAAAAATTTGATTCTCGTCGAGACAGAGACAagggaatagttatttgtacaacaagagatcaaagtttgatatttcttcgagtgcttattttgagtcccgtgcaagcgaaagattctataatagattcacgagcgtagcgagtgaatctaatttagaatcttgagcgtagtaagggactcaaaagcgcacgagatgtaaataactttgatctcgtgtagtacacaacatttttcacctcagcagtgagaacatattagagaacccgaaaaatgtattccttcttcatcacttacctctatttactcatgttttcttaagatataccaacaattaaattttcacctcagcagctcgaacaagggtactttgctacttaaaaacagtgagcaaaatcgcattttgctcattttaaaaataaaaataaaataaaataaaatatttttttattgacaaaaaacaagttactaagtgggttttgaagtccctgacttctgagctaggtaaagacctgtgttacagaagtcagtgtcctctccTAGACAATAGAAACTATATAAGGACTCAGCagcaaatgcgattttgctcactgtttttaagtagcaaagtacccttgttcgagctgctgaggtgaaaaatctaTTTCTTTGTCCTagagaaaaaagttttattcattCGCTTGCCCTTTTCCCATCactttggggtcggcgcagccgCAGCATTTCATTTCCTCCAGACCTCTACAAATGAATGATTATGGAATTTTTGGAAAGGGAAACGTACAGCCCACTGCGGCGTCCAATGAGGTCATCCATTTCGTGCGTCCATCTTAATACCTAATCCAATCAATCAACCGGGCTTAGATTTAAATAATGAGTCCTTAACGTTagaaattaggtaggtatgaaaGTAAAGGCAGCATCAAAAGTAATAGACAAAAGAACACGCTAAAGTCACCAGCACCTTTTTATAATTCTTCAaatagatacatataatatctgtacctacatttattgttcaaaaataaaatataggtactcctacgtaggtacctaagtaggtatacctatttattatagaaacttacattatcaagtatttataaaaaaaaaccctgtATGAAAGTTATTCTGTACATTTTCTTTTTACTTCCATCCTGCATAGTCTATTAGACAATTAAGTTATTTGGGTGCTGTTTGTAACCCTTTGTGCAGAGAGTGGTGATGCGTGGAGCTGGTTATAATAGGATGCTGCGTGACCACCGGCACCATTGTGGCTGGCACAGTCGCGTGAAGATGCGGCTTTTAAAATGTTGCCTTGTCATATTTTGCGTGTTGATCGTGCATTGTTTTGTGAGTAGTTCTGATATTTTAAAACCATGGCGTAACTCTCCGTATCATCCAATACAAGATAAATATAGCCATTAACATATTCCTTAGGTATTGATACTTCTTGTTGTATACTTAAACAGGCCCTCAACTGCCGATCGGATGGAGGTCCCAAAGAAAATGAACTGAAAAGAATATATATGAACTGCTTAAGAAGAAATGAGGGAAGAAATGCCAGTGATAGCAGGCATTCAGACCAGGACTGGAGAGAATCGAGGAAGAAAAATCAAAACCACTGGGACATGAGAGACGACCATTCGAGTAAAGAAGACAGAATCGGCAGTCGGGTTGACAGACATGATCATGATAGAGACGATGATGGAAGTTACGACAGGGGTAGAAACGATAGAATGGGGAGCAGAGATCGCATGGGAAATAGGGACAGAATGGATAGCGATGAGAGAAGTAGCGGTAGGCACTATCAGAGTGACGGAAGGAATGATAGGATGGGTGGACGTGGTGATAGGATGGATGGTCAAAACGATAGAAATGGTAGAGACGAATGGATGGGGCGTGACGATAGGTATAGGCGAGATGATATGATCAACGGCAGGGAAGATTTCCACAGTCAAGAATATGGAAACGTAAGTATTTAAGGACATTTCAAATGAATAATtggaatgtatgtatgtataaatattcATCATCAGGCTATAttagtccactgctggacatagccTTCCCCTAAAGAGCGCCAAAGCGCCCTGTCTTCAGCTTGCCGCATCCAGCATCTGCCTGCAGTCTTTCGCAGATCGTCATCCCATCTGGTCGGAGGGCGTCCTACACTCTGGCGTTTGCCGATTCGCGGTCTCTACACAGAACACGTTTACCCCAGCGGTTGTCGGTTCTTCGTGAGATATGGCCAGCCCACTGCCACTTCAGCTTGTTAATTATTTGAGCTATGTCATGTCGGTAACTTTGTTTCTCTGTCGGatgtataaatattatacttCGTATTTTCAGGATCGTTTTAATCCGTATCGTGCAACGCAGAATCCCCAGAGGTACCGGCGCGAGCGTCCTAGCAAGAACTCTGGGTACCGGAGCCAGTACAACCCCAACTCCTCGCGGCCTGGAGACGGCAACGATGAGAGGAACTCCAGCGAGAACAACTCCAGCAGGGATAGCGGATGCGTGCTGCATTGCTTCCTCGAGGAACTAGAGATGGTTAGCTTATCAGTTTGATTTTGATTGTAAGTACATCCAAATTTTGTTTTGGATAAATACTAGGCTTCGTCTTGATAAGATAAGGAGTAGCATGTGCAGGTATGTCTATGCTTATTTTTACCTAAAACTAATACCGTGCAAACATGTTGCCTGCTATCGCGATAAGCCGTTTCATGGGAAAGGGCTGTGAAACTCACGAGCCATGATAATGCATGGTTCCGAGATTTGGTCCTAAAGCTCGCCAAAAACAAAATCGAGGACGCCAATTAACGCAAATGTTGATTCCACATTAAGATTTGCTTAACATTTGAAATTCCTTTTCGCATAGGTACACCTATATTTAAGGAAATTCAACtactaagtacctaaataacatACATAATAGTTATTCGACATACCAGGACAAATTTCCCGCTATGGGGTATTCTCAGtggtattttataataatatattataacctGTAATAACTTTTTCACATTATGCATATTGCATAGGTATCCAAATAAATTCGTTCCACGTTCGCGCTCTTATTTCGATATTTATTAAAAGTGCTaatgggcatttatttgtcgATTTTATtcgtcagattttgataaaatttaggTCAGTTTGAAGAGTTGCTCATTTTGAGCGgtgtaaatacttacctacgaaATCCCAAGTTGGGACAAATAATGTATCTAGTGTAGATACAttctacctatgtaattttccgTTGAGTTACGAAAATATTATAGCATACGTTTTTGTAACTTAGAGGAAGATATTGTAGGACGTACTGTGTAAtgccaaattttatcaaaatctgacgaaaaaacgaataatacaacaaataaaaaatgttcAAATAATAACAACTATTAATTTCAGACTGGTGACAACGGCATGCCCGATAGATACCTCGTAACACACGCAATTACAAAAGACGTGAAGAATGAAGATTTAAAAGATTTCCTACAAGAATCTATAGATGAGTGCTTCCAGATACTTTATAATGGTACGGAGTTTTTAAATCCACATTTCTCATTAGTCCTATCCTATGTCCTATGTGACTTAAATGaaattagaaataaaaacaatgtttttttatttatttaggtaaatgtatTTTCTAAAAGTAACAAATCTCGGATCTATTAGTCCGAAttattaaaaatgtacctaccttgtTACATTTTAACTACAATTACTTTCTACTAATTTTGAAAGCATTATTTCTTTCTTTTCAGAAAACACAGACGACAAGTGTGATTTTTCAAAGAACTTAATGACTTGTTTATCGGAGAAGGGCCGAGCGAACTGCGATGACTGGAAAGATGACTTCAAAATAAAGTACTGAACACATGCTGTATAATGTTAACCGTTTTTGTGTGTCATACTtactaatatttttattctCTTGAATGTGATTTTGATCcttgtcaattttattatgggTTTAATATACGTGTAATCATTGCAAAACTTGTTTGTTTTACTAAACTTaattttcgtaaaaactaaccctataactaatatttatatacggTTAGGGACTATATTTAAGGGTGCTAACACATAAATCGACCGATGGCATGACCATCGACGTCGATCGATAGTTTCTATCTAAATAGACAAATCGATCGATCGACGtcgacattttatttattttattttatttatttgaaaaatgtttacatgaccttacagacagatccaatgcgccatgaaacttaacattaacatatatagcctgaccagtaatatatgataattgtcaagagggcgctgttattctcatgtatagggtgacaattcagtgtagtatgaaaaaattagttccagtgaaattccgcaacatggcgcaccctcaatagatcctggttcacctatacctacCAAGCAGTTGACGTCGATCGATGCCAATCGATCGATTTATGTGGTAACACCCTCATTTATGGAATTGGacgttatttttagtgtttccGTATTACGTGCTAGATGAATAAATTATTACgctaaataatatacctaatatttatgtCTGATTACCCATTTATGCTTTATACAATTATAATACAAAAACCACAATGCGTCATTCATTATGTCGTTGTAAATATAAtgcttacctacatattttaaggAATTAAAAATATACCAAACAACAATATTTTAGGCTAAATAATAATTCAC comes from the Cydia amplana chromosome 12, ilCydAmpl1.1, whole genome shotgun sequence genome and includes:
- the LOC134652751 gene encoding dynein regulatory complex subunit 2; this translates as MPKKGKVNKLARMSDEERARYLQHRADIEEEARRRKRDLIALFIKNKLDKEQAYSRTNTAKLNQAWRYILRRVKCKQMALEIQGAMSSFNFMVERKDRLLASLSRAVEDSDDQHRRAFQAHTETLGYFLNIGSQRLDKLQTEYEHQKNSLLDSWDKEEGDKIDSQEQAETKLILITYIQDRDFQANKKERELKRATAKNDARLEHEEEMRSLCRPKKLQIEMYWHQLRDVYNSYLERFNPIMSHYNSLREKDDFCQRDIARNEIQIQQASELILTLQKEWVKSTNTMAAKLKRMLAHKEDLARKYWQMKRDAKIEQSRTEEYLATMVDASQDATKRLEDVKEKLDKITQMAEICRKYEVEGDNDVMQSEGDGEMLEFEHLDGAMITEYKEYSKMDKFMLKMNKVKVQTLCLRAEKSKLASENVQLKHYIKRFLTDLALKGTKARPLSVSLPSKTQKTDAGKALSRPVTCVEGALSNAVLHEKRMKLEARKQKECAMRSYPRVQCWIDNAY
- the LOC134653083 gene encoding protein starmaker-like — encoded protein: MRGAGYNRMLRDHRHHCGWHSRVKMRLLKCCLVIFCVLIVHCFALNCRSDGGPKENELKRIYMNCLRRNEGRNASDSRHSDQDWRESRKKNQNHWDMRDDHSSKEDRIGSRVDRHDHDRDDDGSYDRGRNDRMGSRDRMGNRDRMDSDERSSGRHYQSDGRNDRMGGRGDRMDGQNDRNGRDEWMGRDDRYRRDDMINGREDFHSQEYGNDRFNPYRATQNPQRYRRERPSKNSGYRSQYNPNSSRPGDGNDERNSSENNSSRDSGCVLHCFLEELEMTGDNGMPDRYLVTHAITKDVKNEDLKDFLQESIDECFQILYNENTDDKCDFSKNLMTCLSEKGRANCDDWKDDFKIKY